The following proteins are co-located in the Candidatus Methanogranum gryphiswaldense genome:
- a CDS encoding oleate hydratase gives MLIPAYFNLEGYNMYYSSGNYEAFARPVKPENVDDKSAYIVGSGLGALSAAFFLIRDGQMKGERIHILEKDPRPGGACDGYQYEDRGFVIRGGREMETHFECMWDMFRSVPSIETKGVSVLDEYYWLNKRDPSGSLMRATINRGEDAHTDGKFNMTDKGTKEILDLFFTPDEDLYNKRIDEVFSKDVLDSNFWLYWRTMFAFENWHSALEMKLYIRRFIHHVGGMPTLSTLRYTRYNQYESLILPLVKYLESHGVTFQYNTKVINVEFDIHGERKLAKHIIFLKDGKKDAINLTENDFVFVTNGGCVENSTLGSHNEPAPFDSEIKEGGGWDLWRKIAAQDPSFGHPDKFCYDPEKSSWMSGTITTLDDKIPPYIEKICKRDPFSGKVVTGGIVTVKDSNWLMSWTFNRQPHFRSQPKEQLVGWMYGLFTDRPGNYVKKTMRECTGKEIAMEWLYHIGVPESEIPELAEKSVNLVPCMMPYITAFFMPREKEDRPQVVPQGSVNFAFLGQFAETTRDTIFTTEYSVRTGMEAAYTLLNIDRGVPEVWGSMYDIRDLLDSTVKLSDGRKITDMELSFKEKLVLKGVMKKVKGTDVEKLLKEYHEI, from the coding sequence ATGCTCATACCAGCATATTTTAATCTTGAGGGATACAACATGTATTATTCAAGTGGTAATTATGAAGCATTTGCCCGTCCCGTGAAACCGGAGAATGTGGATGACAAATCTGCATATATCGTCGGTTCCGGATTGGGAGCCCTGTCTGCAGCGTTTTTCCTTATACGCGACGGACAGATGAAGGGAGAACGCATTCACATCCTTGAGAAGGACCCCAGACCTGGTGGAGCCTGCGATGGATATCAGTATGAAGACCGTGGATTCGTCATACGCGGCGGACGTGAGATGGAGACCCACTTCGAATGTATGTGGGATATGTTCCGTTCCGTACCGTCTATCGAGACAAAGGGGGTAAGTGTCCTCGATGAATATTATTGGCTCAACAAGAGGGATCCGTCCGGTTCCCTCATGCGTGCGACGATCAACCGCGGAGAGGACGCTCATACAGATGGTAAATTCAATATGACCGATAAGGGCACCAAGGAGATACTGGACCTTTTCTTCACGCCCGATGAGGATCTTTACAACAAACGCATCGACGAGGTTTTCAGCAAAGATGTCCTGGATTCCAATTTCTGGCTGTACTGGCGTACGATGTTCGCATTCGAGAACTGGCATTCAGCACTCGAGATGAAACTCTACATCAGGCGTTTCATCCACCACGTGGGCGGTATGCCGACCCTCAGTACCTTGCGTTACACCAGGTACAATCAGTATGAATCCCTGATCTTGCCCTTGGTCAAATATCTGGAATCACACGGGGTGACGTTCCAATATAATACAAAGGTAATCAATGTGGAATTCGATATACACGGGGAAAGGAAACTGGCAAAGCATATCATCTTCTTGAAGGACGGTAAGAAAGATGCAATCAACCTAACGGAGAACGACTTTGTCTTCGTAACGAATGGCGGTTGTGTCGAGAATTCCACACTTGGAAGTCACAATGAGCCTGCACCGTTCGACAGTGAGATAAAGGAAGGCGGAGGCTGGGACCTTTGGCGCAAGATAGCAGCACAGGATCCCTCCTTCGGACATCCCGATAAATTCTGTTATGATCCGGAGAAGAGCAGTTGGATGAGTGGGACCATCACAACACTCGATGACAAGATACCTCCGTATATTGAAAAGATATGCAAGCGCGACCCGTTCTCCGGAAAGGTGGTCACCGGTGGTATCGTCACTGTCAAAGATTCGAATTGGCTCATGAGCTGGACATTCAACCGTCAGCCGCATTTCCGTTCACAGCCCAAGGAACAGCTCGTAGGCTGGATGTACGGATTGTTCACGGACAGACCCGGGAATTATGTCAAGAAAACGATGCGGGAATGTACTGGTAAAGAGATAGCCATGGAGTGGCTCTATCATATCGGTGTCCCCGAGTCGGAGATCCCCGAGTTAGCGGAAAAGAGTGTCAACCTTGTTCCTTGCATGATGCCGTACATAACGGCGTTCTTCATGCCCAGGGAGAAGGAGGATCGTCCTCAGGTCGTCCCGCAGGGTTCTGTCAACTTTGCATTCCTCGGTCAGTTCGCTGAGACCACCCGTGATACCATCTTCACAACAGAATACTCGGTCCGTACCGGTATGGAGGCAGCCTACACACTGTTGAACATCGACCGCGGGGTCCCAGAGGTATGGGGAAGCATGTACGATATCCGCGATCTGTTGGATTCCACAGTGAAGCTGTCTGATGGCAGGAAGATAACCGATATGGAACTCAGTTTCAAGGAGAAATTGGTCCTCAAGGGTGTCATGAAGAAGGTAAAAGGCACGGATGTCGAAAAGTTACTGAAGGAGTACCACGAGATCTGA
- a CDS encoding aldo/keto reductase: protein MTMILDENYILSNGVRIPKLGLGTWFINDRNAAEAVRQAVAVGYRHIDTAEIYKNEAGVGEGVRTCGVPRDKIFVNSKITAKVKTYDEAREMIDGSISKMGLDYLDMMIIHSPQPWSEWRKENNRYFDENLEVWKALEDAYKEGKLKAIGVSNFLQDDLENILTHCEVKPMVNQILTHISNTPLDLIEFCQKNDILVEAYSPIAHGKVLNNKKIAAIAERYNATVAQLCIRYVIQLGAVALPKTANPLHMKENADVDFIISESDMEALKNFEKIKGYGLIRIMPVFRGK, encoded by the coding sequence ATGACAATGATATTGGATGAAAATTACATTCTTTCTAATGGTGTAAGGATTCCAAAATTGGGTCTGGGCACTTGGTTCATTAATGACAGGAATGCAGCTGAAGCCGTTCGTCAGGCCGTTGCTGTGGGATATCGTCACATCGACACCGCTGAGATCTATAAGAATGAGGCGGGAGTCGGTGAGGGAGTACGCACATGCGGAGTGCCGAGAGATAAGATCTTCGTCAACAGCAAAATAACTGCGAAAGTTAAAACCTACGATGAAGCAAGGGAGATGATCGACGGGTCCATTTCAAAAATGGGTCTTGATTATCTGGACATGATGATCATTCACAGTCCGCAGCCATGGAGTGAATGGCGTAAAGAAAATAACCGTTACTTTGATGAGAATCTAGAGGTTTGGAAAGCACTGGAAGATGCTTACAAAGAGGGTAAACTGAAGGCCATAGGGGTTTCGAATTTCTTGCAGGATGATCTTGAAAACATATTGACGCATTGTGAGGTCAAACCAATGGTGAACCAGATCTTGACCCATATCAGCAATACCCCGTTAGACCTTATCGAATTCTGTCAGAAGAATGACATTCTAGTGGAAGCCTATTCACCGATAGCTCACGGCAAAGTACTGAATAACAAGAAGATAGCAGCCATAGCTGAAAGATACAATGCCACCGTGGCGCAGCTATGTATACGCTATGTCATCCAATTGGGTGCGGTCGCCCTTCCAAAAACGGCGAACCCGCTCCATATGAAAGAGAATGCCGATGTGGATTTCATCATTTCTGAATCCGATATGGAAGCACTGAAGAACTTTGAGAAGATCAAAGGCTATGGTCTGATACGTATCATGCCTGTGTTCAGAGGTAAGTGA
- the cas9 gene encoding type II CRISPR RNA-guided endonuclease Cas9 (Cas9, originally named Csn1, is the large, multifunctional signature protein of type II CRISPR/Cas systems. It is well known even to general audiences because its RNA-guided endonuclease activity has made it a popular tool for custom editing of eukaryotic genomes.), whose translation MNCNFVESVHTDWPTTDKKQLTPKFEKQLIWRINLFEDGDPIGQGRNLRCSERRRIRRGQRITLLQELFDNEMRKVDPKFFKRRSIDRGGLDDPTHGLDRSVDDSDDYFKRCCKKYPTIYHLRKHIATTDVRPDIRLFYLAVRNIIEHRGHFLFEGMPDDRSPDLGWIVDRTLTYLRDEFGINMHADGIMSDVESTLLDRGLRIKDKRARLYSLLSADDVPKRSFLDLLIGRTVRIVDIFGDRVLNDIEISFKGQDYDEDHDRYEDILGTERTVLLDLMKLIYDWSTVREFTEGGRQISSIIVDRYEQYEKDMKILRDVSKKFLSPKEYVELFKSDNVKNNHRHYTGTRKKSDPNERTCTQEKFNRYLKETFEDVEAKDPYLKYLQWRTYEGSFAPKRRPDLDNVIPNCMHRRELEKIVENMSRFYTFLNEDDGSGMSNGGKIILLCTFRIPYNIGPTDITDRSWTSSGQDAAVSWTSESITDLEKCSRGFIDNICGRCTYLPEEKALPNDSVLYSRCKLYDELNGLRVNGNRINPEMKMELVNGLFCDMDRCGRRVTVKDIRRHLASKGLISENDIITGVDGNVRSDLRSEMLIKSIIGERSRDLRMVEDIIHDVAVHNADGCGLRERIARKYSGRLTDDEIYRLSELHSSGWGKLSERMLTEVRYPEGSPFEGMNLFDALECTNLNMDELLNDRYGLLSKTMATVHDTVTVQDDGMQGAVAVPAYTNDMRIPKIWGCLYTIDSILKMTGCDLTGTVIETEDNRVDSGSSSRKELLLKLYSQHIDDERDWVGEISKIDEGRLHRRKVFAYYMQKGHCIYCNRPIHLERIDEEDYNMDHIIPRSLLMDDDIDTNMALTHKECNQRKSNTYPVSLDIQRSMRRFWLELRNEGFITAEKYDRLTRMTSISEMEFECLMARGLTERNGIRSINGEYWLHMV comes from the coding sequence ATGAACTGCAATTTTGTTGAATCGGTCCATACTGATTGGCCGACAACCGACAAAAAACAATTAACACCAAAATTTGAGAAACAACTGATATGGCGGATCAACCTTTTTGAGGACGGCGACCCCATCGGACAAGGCAGGAATCTGAGATGTTCCGAACGCAGACGGATCAGGAGAGGACAGAGGATTACTCTACTTCAAGAATTGTTCGATAATGAGATGCGCAAAGTGGATCCAAAATTTTTTAAGAGAAGAAGCATCGACCGCGGGGGCCTTGACGACCCTACACATGGCCTAGATAGATCTGTTGACGATTCGGACGATTATTTTAAGAGATGTTGCAAAAAATATCCTACGATATACCATTTGAGAAAGCATATTGCAACCACCGATGTCCGTCCCGATATTCGTTTGTTCTATCTTGCGGTGCGCAATATAATAGAACACAGAGGACACTTTCTGTTTGAAGGCATGCCCGATGATAGATCTCCCGACCTAGGTTGGATCGTGGACCGGACACTGACGTATCTGCGTGACGAGTTCGGGATTAATATGCACGCGGACGGCATAATGTCGGATGTGGAGTCCACTTTATTGGATAGAGGGCTCAGAATAAAGGACAAGAGGGCGAGGCTGTACTCTTTGCTATCAGCTGACGATGTTCCAAAACGTTCGTTCTTGGATCTGCTCATAGGAAGGACGGTAAGGATCGTGGATATCTTCGGAGATAGGGTTCTGAACGACATCGAGATATCCTTCAAGGGTCAGGACTACGATGAAGATCATGACAGATACGAGGACATTTTGGGTACCGAGAGGACGGTCCTGTTGGATCTGATGAAGTTGATCTATGATTGGTCGACCGTGCGTGAATTCACAGAGGGTGGTCGTCAGATATCCAGTATCATAGTGGATAGATACGAACAATACGAAAAGGACATGAAGATATTGAGGGACGTATCGAAGAAATTTCTTTCTCCGAAAGAATATGTTGAGCTCTTCAAATCGGACAATGTGAAGAATAACCATCGTCATTACACAGGGACCCGTAAGAAAAGCGATCCAAATGAAAGGACCTGCACACAGGAGAAGTTTAACAGATATCTGAAGGAGACCTTCGAGGATGTGGAAGCCAAGGACCCTTACCTCAAATATCTGCAGTGGAGGACATACGAAGGATCGTTCGCACCTAAGAGGAGGCCAGATCTGGACAATGTTATACCGAACTGCATGCATAGGAGGGAATTGGAAAAGATCGTGGAGAACATGTCCAGATTCTATACTTTTTTGAACGAGGACGATGGGAGCGGGATGTCTAATGGTGGGAAGATAATCTTACTCTGCACATTCAGGATACCTTATAACATCGGTCCGACGGATATCACTGACCGGTCATGGACAAGTAGCGGTCAAGATGCCGCGGTATCCTGGACCTCTGAGAGCATAACCGATCTGGAGAAATGTTCCAGGGGATTCATAGACAATATATGCGGCAGATGTACGTATCTGCCCGAGGAGAAGGCGCTACCAAATGATTCCGTATTGTATTCCAGATGCAAGCTATATGACGAGCTCAATGGCCTAAGGGTCAATGGTAACAGGATCAATCCTGAGATGAAGATGGAACTGGTGAACGGCCTGTTCTGTGATATGGATAGATGTGGACGGAGGGTTACTGTCAAGGATATCAGGAGACATCTGGCGTCCAAAGGACTTATTTCAGAAAATGATATAATAACCGGGGTCGATGGGAACGTCAGGTCAGATCTGAGGTCTGAGATGTTGATCAAGAGCATCATAGGCGAAAGATCGAGAGATCTGCGTATGGTCGAGGACATTATCCACGACGTAGCAGTTCACAATGCGGATGGTTGCGGATTGAGGGAGAGGATCGCCCGCAAGTATTCGGGCAGATTGACAGATGATGAAATTTACCGTCTGTCGGAACTGCATTCTTCTGGTTGGGGGAAGCTATCGGAACGTATGCTAACAGAGGTCCGCTATCCAGAAGGTTCGCCGTTCGAGGGGATGAACCTTTTCGATGCATTGGAGTGTACCAATCTCAACATGGATGAACTGTTGAACGATAGGTACGGGCTCTTGTCGAAGACAATGGCGACAGTACATGATACTGTGACAGTACAGGATGACGGGATGCAGGGCGCTGTTGCAGTTCCTGCATATACTAATGACATGCGGATACCAAAGATATGGGGATGTCTTTACACGATAGATAGCATTCTAAAGATGACAGGATGCGATCTGACGGGGACTGTGATCGAAACCGAGGACAATAGGGTCGACTCAGGGTCATCGTCAAGAAAAGAGCTCCTTCTTAAGCTGTACAGCCAACACATTGACGATGAAAGGGATTGGGTCGGGGAGATCTCCAAGATCGATGAAGGCAGACTGCACAGGAGGAAGGTGTTCGCTTACTATATGCAGAAGGGACACTGCATCTACTGTAACAGACCGATACATCTTGAGAGGATAGATGAGGAGGATTACAATATGGATCACATCATACCGCGGTCGTTGCTGATGGATGATGACATCGATACCAACATGGCACTTACGCACAAGGAATGCAACCAACGCAAATCCAACACATATCCTGTCTCGCTCGATATACAGAGGAGCATGCGCAGATTC